The proteins below come from a single Thalassotalea ponticola genomic window:
- a CDS encoding GNAT family N-acetyltransferase — MNDVQLKTDADVRAAYLSAAELKLAASLIFQAYHDDPVFMAIFDTGSGDYEQKLRGAIREELAAFWQAQQPILGLYSGEALVGVACLHCPDSGFSSERFWHWRLKMMLSAGYVSTKQMIEKENKLIDAVPFKRFHILSFIAIHPLHQHHGFGHYLMAAVNATFADDAESEGVVVYVTTQKYQSFFDECDYQTLTQISVGEVTGPVMVHYRGE; from the coding sequence ATGAATGATGTGCAATTAAAAACCGACGCTGATGTTCGCGCTGCTTATCTTAGCGCCGCCGAGCTCAAGCTAGCGGCATCACTTATTTTTCAAGCGTATCACGATGATCCGGTGTTTATGGCGATATTTGACACGGGGAGTGGTGATTATGAGCAAAAGCTCAGAGGCGCGATTCGCGAAGAATTAGCGGCGTTTTGGCAAGCGCAACAACCCATCTTGGGGCTTTATAGCGGTGAAGCCTTGGTTGGCGTCGCCTGCCTGCATTGTCCTGATAGCGGTTTCAGTTCTGAGCGCTTTTGGCATTGGCGTTTAAAAATGATGCTCTCGGCCGGCTATGTATCAACCAAGCAAATGATTGAGAAAGAGAACAAGCTGATCGACGCTGTGCCGTTTAAGCGGTTTCACATATTGTCATTTATTGCCATTCACCCATTACATCAGCACCACGGCTTTGGTCATTATTTGATGGCAGCGGTTAACGCCACTTTTGCCGATGATGCCGAATCAGAAGGGGTAGTGGTATATGTCACCACGCAAAAATATCAGAGTTTTTTTGATGAATGCGACTACCAGACTCTTACTCAAATCAGCGTCGGTGAGGTAACCGGTCCGGTAATGGTGCACTATCGTGGTGAGTAA
- a CDS encoding DUF962 domain-containing protein: MTNKQTVSKTAYQSFHEFYPFYLSQHQNPSCRALHFAGSALVLVILAYALVTSQYQLLWLLPFVGYGFAWIGHAFFERNKPATFSYPLYSFIGDWVMFFQQIGRLVSAIFKR; the protein is encoded by the coding sequence ATGACAAACAAGCAAACCGTGAGTAAAACGGCATACCAAAGTTTTCACGAATTTTATCCATTTTACTTATCGCAACACCAAAACCCAAGCTGCCGAGCACTGCACTTTGCCGGCAGTGCGTTAGTACTCGTTATACTCGCTTATGCACTAGTCACGTCCCAATACCAGTTGCTGTGGTTGTTGCCCTTCGTCGGTTACGGCTTTGCTTGGATAGGCCATGCCTTTTTTGAACGCAATAAGCCGGCAACGTTTAGCTATCCGCTGTACAGTTTTATTGGTGATTGGGTGATGTTTTTTCAACAAATTGGCCGATTGGTGTCTGCTATTTTTAAGCGCTAA